The proteins below come from a single Agrobacterium vitis genomic window:
- a CDS encoding VOC family protein, whose translation MTQRNDQIDYIEFNVHDISASKQFYATAFGWSFTDYGPDYAEFNDGRLKGGFTTTAPVSATGGPLVILFADDLEQALRSVESAGGTITRPIFSFPGGRRFHFRDLDGYELAVWSDSV comes from the coding sequence ATGACGCAACGCAACGATCAAATTGATTATATCGAATTCAACGTGCACGACATTTCGGCCTCAAAACAATTCTACGCCACGGCCTTTGGCTGGTCCTTTACCGATTACGGACCGGATTATGCCGAATTCAACGATGGTCGGCTGAAAGGTGGATTTACCACGACGGCCCCGGTCTCGGCAACCGGCGGGCCGCTCGTCATCCTGTTTGCTGATGATCTGGAACAGGCCTTGAGAAGCGTGGAAAGCGCAGGCGGCACGATCACCCGCCCGATCTTTTCCTTTCCCGGCGGTCGGCGATTTCACTTCCGCGACCTGGATGGCTATGAACTGGCTGTCTGGTCGGACAGTGTCTAA
- the ccoP gene encoding cytochrome-c oxidase, cbb3-type subunit III, with the protein MSDKHIDEISGVETTGHEWDGIRELNNPMPRWWVYTFYATIVWAIGYTVVYPAWPMLSTNTKGLFGYTNRAAVTAELAEAKAAQSVFTDKIAALPIKDILADKDLTEFATAGGAAAFKVNCTPCHGSGAAGGPGYPNLNDDDWLWGGSVDAIYTTLQHGIRYTSDPETRASEMPAFADILKPEEIRQVSAYVVSLTGKPSNDALVAPGKQVFMDNCVACHGEKAEGNRDLGAPNLGDAIWLKVKGEQEIIQQVAHPKHGVMPGWSARLGDTTVKELTVYVHSLGGGE; encoded by the coding sequence ATGTCTGACAAACACATTGACGAAATCAGCGGTGTCGAAACCACGGGTCATGAATGGGACGGCATCCGCGAGCTGAACAACCCGATGCCGCGTTGGTGGGTCTATACCTTCTACGCCACCATCGTCTGGGCGATCGGCTATACGGTGGTCTATCCGGCCTGGCCGATGCTCTCCACCAATACCAAGGGCCTGTTCGGTTACACCAACCGTGCCGCTGTCACCGCCGAGCTTGCAGAGGCCAAGGCAGCGCAATCGGTGTTTACCGACAAGATCGCCGCCCTGCCGATCAAGGATATCCTGGCCGATAAGGATCTGACCGAATTCGCCACCGCTGGTGGTGCTGCGGCCTTCAAGGTCAATTGTACCCCCTGTCACGGTTCCGGTGCCGCCGGTGGCCCCGGCTATCCGAACCTGAACGACGATGACTGGCTGTGGGGCGGCAGTGTGGATGCCATCTACACGACGCTGCAACACGGTATTCGCTACACGAGCGATCCGGAAACCCGGGCGTCGGAAATGCCGGCCTTTGCCGACATCCTGAAGCCCGAGGAAATCCGCCAGGTCTCCGCCTATGTCGTCAGCCTGACGGGCAAGCCGTCCAACGACGCATTGGTTGCGCCTGGAAAGCAGGTCTTCATGGACAATTGTGTTGCCTGCCACGGTGAAAAGGCCGAGGGCAACCGCGATCTCGGTGCGCCCAATCTCGGCGACGCCATTTGGCTGAAGGTCAAAGGCGAGCAGGAGATCATCCAGCAGGTGGCTCATCCCAAGCATGGCGTCATGCCCGGATGGTCAGCGCGTCTAGGCGATACGACAGTCAAGGAACTGACCGTCTACGTCCACTCACTCGGCGGCGGGGAGTGA
- a CDS encoding cbb3-type cytochrome c oxidase subunit 3: MEGTEIYTAMRHFADSWGMLAMLLFFAGAILFVFRPGAKERAEDAASIPLRED, encoded by the coding sequence ATGGAAGGAACCGAAATCTATACGGCCATGCGCCATTTCGCCGACAGCTGGGGCATGCTCGCCATGCTGCTGTTCTTCGCGGGCGCCATTCTCTTCGTCTTTCGTCCGGGCGCCAAAGAGCGGGCGGAAGATGCTGCCTCTATCCCCTTGCGGGAGGACTGA
- the ccoN gene encoding cytochrome-c oxidase, cbb3-type subunit I, with amino-acid sequence MNYTFETMVLAILAFAALLGAGFAYDSLFAAHMWVAFFVLLGATVVMLRHIRFAPAAAGLSSRAAAQPKSEYFDEVIRYGVIATVFWGVIGFLVGLVIALQLAFPDLNFGPWLNFGRLRPLHTSAVIFAFGGNALIITSFYVVQRTCRSRLFGGTLGWFVFWGYNFFIVMAATGYLLGITQGREYAEPEWYVDIWLTIVWVAYLIAFLGTILTRKEPHIYVANWFYLAFIVTIAMLHIVNNLAIPVSFLGVKSYSAFSGVQDALTQWWYGHNAVGFFLTAGFLGMMYYFVPKQAGRPVYSYRLSIIHFWALIFMYIWAGPHHLHYTALPDWAQTLGMVFSIMLWMPSWGGMINGLMTLSGAWDKIRTDPIIRMMVMAIAFYGMSTFEGPMMSIKTVNSLSHYTEWTIGHVHSGALGWVGMITFGAIYYLTPKLWHRDRLYSMRMVNWHFWLATLGIVVYAAVLWVAGIQQGLMWREYDAQGFLVYSFAETVKAMFPYYVMRAVGGGLYLAGSLVMAWNITMTILGHQRNEAPLAGSAMAPVLQPAE; translated from the coding sequence ATGAATTATACTTTCGAAACCATGGTTTTGGCCATTCTGGCCTTTGCCGCGCTGCTCGGGGCGGGTTTCGCCTATGACAGCCTGTTTGCTGCCCATATGTGGGTAGCCTTTTTCGTGCTTCTGGGGGCGACTGTCGTCATGTTGCGCCATATCCGGTTTGCACCGGCGGCGGCTGGCCTCTCCAGTCGGGCTGCGGCGCAACCCAAGTCTGAATATTTCGACGAGGTCATTCGCTATGGCGTCATCGCCACGGTGTTCTGGGGTGTGATCGGCTTTCTTGTCGGGCTGGTCATCGCCCTGCAACTGGCCTTTCCCGATCTGAATTTCGGCCCCTGGCTGAATTTCGGGCGGCTGCGGCCATTGCACACGTCTGCCGTGATTTTTGCCTTTGGCGGCAATGCCCTGATCATTACATCGTTTTATGTGGTGCAGCGCACGTGTCGCAGCCGTTTGTTCGGCGGCACGCTCGGCTGGTTCGTGTTCTGGGGCTATAATTTCTTCATCGTCATGGCTGCCACCGGCTATCTGCTCGGTATCACCCAGGGCCGTGAATATGCGGAACCCGAATGGTATGTCGATATCTGGCTGACAATTGTCTGGGTCGCCTATCTCATTGCCTTCCTGGGTACGATCCTGACCCGCAAGGAGCCGCATATCTATGTGGCGAACTGGTTCTACCTCGCCTTCATCGTCACCATTGCCATGCTGCATATCGTCAACAATCTGGCGATCCCGGTCTCCTTCCTCGGCGTCAAGAGCTATTCAGCCTTCTCCGGCGTGCAGGATGCGCTGACGCAATGGTGGTATGGGCATAATGCCGTCGGCTTCTTCCTGACGGCGGGCTTCCTGGGCATGATGTACTATTTCGTGCCCAAACAGGCCGGTCGCCCGGTCTATTCCTACCGGCTGTCGATCATCCACTTCTGGGCGCTGATCTTCATGTATATCTGGGCCGGTCCGCATCATCTGCATTATACCGCGTTGCCCGATTGGGCGCAGACCTTGGGCATGGTGTTCTCGATCATGCTGTGGATGCCGTCCTGGGGTGGGATGATCAACGGGTTGATGACGCTTTCGGGTGCCTGGGACAAGATCCGTACCGATCCGATCATCCGAATGATGGTCATGGCCATCGCCTTCTACGGCATGTCTACCTTCGAAGGCCCGATGATGTCGATCAAGACGGTCAATTCGCTCAGCCATTATACCGAATGGACCATTGGTCACGTTCACTCCGGCGCACTCGGCTGGGTCGGCATGATCACCTTCGGCGCGATCTACTACTTGACGCCCAAGCTCTGGCACCGCGACCGCCTCTATTCGATGCGGATGGTCAACTGGCACTTCTGGCTCGCCACGCTCGGCATCGTCGTCTATGCCGCCGTGCTGTGGGTAGCCGGTATCCAGCAGGGCTTGATGTGGCGCGAATACGATGCGCAGGGCTTCCTGGTCTATTCCTTCGCGGAAACCGTCAAGGCCATGTTCCCCTACTATGTCATGCGCGCCGTCGGCGGCGGGCTCTATCTCGCCGGCAGCTTGGTCATGGCCTGGAACATCACCATGACCATTCTCGGCCACCAGCGCAACGAGGCGCCTCTTGCAGGTTCGGCCATGGCGCCTGTCCTGCAACCGGCGGAGTAA
- the ccoO gene encoding cytochrome-c oxidase, cbb3-type subunit II, with amino-acid sequence MSILDKHKIIEKNASLLLLGSLLVVAIGGIVEIAPLFYLQNTIEKVEGMRPYSPLELAGRDIYIREGCYLCHSQMIRPFRDEVERYGHYSLAAESMYDHPFQWGSKRTGPDLARVGDRYSNDWHVQHLSDPRSVVPESIMPKYAFLKETPLKITNVSMDLKVNSEVGVPYTQDMIDNAKADLAAQADPNADTTALLARYPKAKVGDFDGNPAVLSEMDALIAYLQMIGTLVDFTKYDDATGYR; translated from the coding sequence ATGTCCATTCTCGATAAACACAAAATCATCGAAAAAAATGCCAGCCTGCTGCTTTTGGGTTCGCTGCTGGTGGTTGCGATAGGCGGTATCGTCGAAATCGCGCCGCTGTTCTACCTGCAAAACACCATCGAAAAGGTGGAGGGCATGCGGCCCTACTCGCCGCTCGAGCTTGCCGGTCGCGACATCTACATCCGCGAAGGCTGTTACCTCTGCCACAGCCAGATGATCCGGCCGTTCCGTGACGAAGTGGAACGTTACGGTCATTACTCCCTGGCGGCGGAATCGATGTACGACCATCCGTTCCAATGGGGTTCCAAGCGCACCGGGCCAGATTTGGCCCGGGTCGGGGATCGCTACTCGAATGACTGGCATGTCCAGCACCTGAGTGATCCGCGCTCGGTGGTGCCGGAATCTATCATGCCGAAATATGCGTTCCTGAAAGAGACGCCGCTGAAGATCACCAATGTCTCCATGGACCTGAAGGTCAACAGCGAAGTCGGCGTGCCCTATACCCAGGACATGATCGACAATGCCAAGGCCGATCTGGCCGCCCAGGCGGACCCGAATGCCGATACCACGGCGTTGCTGGCCCGCTATCCCAAGGCGAAAGTCGGTGATTTCGACGGCAACCCGGCGGTCCTGTCCGAAATGGACGCGCTGATCGCTTATCTGCAAATGATCGGCACTTTGGTGGACTTCACCAAATATGACGACGCAACCGGCTACCGTTGA
- a CDS encoding EAL domain-containing protein, producing MALHGSGTAAVYNVMAGLSTSILLLAEANNVSVVVGWMTALAVATLFRFLLSRHLLHRHYASSNPDDVLRLMCITACLQGIVWALLPTAVVDMDLLGRDASILVVIGGLVATAMFRQAGTSQVAFSYCIPMILAIVWNFAIHGGIIATVSTFNFIVLAIFMSHLLLKADRTFMESEMAKLSSQAATQSLTIANEDIHHKNLRLEVLANGDPVTGLFNRIYFNGRLAGEIAAAKVGNREIGLLLVNVDRFKLINDAFGHRGGDQFLAILGQRLKNAAGGDAVTARISGDEFAILLRNGDVRQDCRALAETVIAASMVPIAVHGTQVSPGLSAGIAFFPDHAENGDGLFTCASMALSDAKQDGRGQLREFDHQIKQRIDRQRRIEQDLPAALRDTALETWFQPQVDLATGKIVGFEALVRWFHPEFGAIAPPEIVNAAQAMQMCEALTGFVTENICQLLNRLKELGMPETAVALNVSPREFALYDVSVMLDRITTAYGVSRNLLEVEITEETILDPAVAGEQLTRLENSGYKLTVDDFGMGYSSLAYLISLKITRLKIDRSFVTGISNSPKNKALVVALVGLGRALGVDIVAEGVETVADARTLTEIGCTIGQGYYFSRPMPADMLPKWLDFKKKQLSEKKSRRAVA from the coding sequence ATGGCATTGCATGGCAGCGGAACAGCGGCAGTTTACAATGTGATGGCTGGGCTATCCACGTCCATTCTGCTTCTGGCCGAGGCGAATAACGTGAGTGTCGTTGTCGGCTGGATGACAGCGTTGGCTGTCGCAACGTTATTTCGCTTCCTGTTGTCGCGCCATCTGCTGCACCGTCACTATGCCTCTTCCAATCCGGATGATGTGCTTCGGCTGATGTGCATCACGGCATGTCTGCAAGGGATCGTCTGGGCTCTACTGCCGACAGCGGTGGTCGATATGGACTTGCTGGGCCGTGATGCGTCTATTCTGGTGGTTATCGGCGGTCTGGTGGCGACAGCCATGTTCCGCCAGGCCGGCACCAGTCAGGTCGCCTTCAGCTACTGTATTCCGATGATTTTAGCGATAGTGTGGAATTTCGCGATTCATGGTGGCATCATTGCGACCGTCTCCACGTTTAATTTCATCGTATTGGCCATATTCATGTCGCATCTGCTGTTGAAGGCGGACAGGACATTTATGGAAAGCGAAATGGCCAAGCTGAGCAGCCAGGCCGCGACGCAATCGCTGACCATTGCCAATGAGGACATTCACCACAAGAATTTGCGGCTGGAGGTTCTGGCCAACGGTGATCCCGTGACGGGGCTGTTCAACAGGATCTACTTCAATGGACGGCTCGCGGGGGAAATTGCTGCTGCCAAAGTCGGAAACCGGGAAATTGGCCTGTTATTGGTCAATGTCGATCGGTTCAAGCTGATCAACGATGCTTTTGGTCATCGCGGGGGGGACCAGTTTCTGGCGATCCTGGGGCAGAGGTTGAAAAATGCCGCCGGTGGTGATGCCGTCACAGCCCGGATCAGCGGTGATGAATTTGCAATTCTGTTGCGGAACGGCGACGTGCGCCAGGATTGCCGAGCGCTTGCTGAGACCGTTATCGCCGCGTCCATGGTTCCTATTGCCGTCCATGGCACTCAGGTCAGTCCTGGTTTGAGCGCCGGGATTGCGTTTTTTCCCGACCATGCGGAAAATGGTGACGGGCTGTTTACCTGTGCCAGCATGGCTTTATCGGATGCCAAGCAGGACGGTCGCGGTCAATTGCGGGAATTCGATCATCAGATCAAACAGCGCATCGATCGCCAACGGCGTATCGAGCAGGACCTGCCGGCAGCACTTCGCGACACTGCGCTCGAGACCTGGTTCCAGCCACAGGTCGATCTCGCGACGGGCAAGATCGTCGGTTTCGAGGCGCTGGTTCGCTGGTTCCATCCAGAGTTCGGGGCGATTGCCCCGCCTGAAATCGTCAATGCCGCACAGGCCATGCAGATGTGTGAGGCGTTGACCGGTTTCGTGACAGAAAATATCTGCCAGCTGCTCAACAGGCTGAAAGAGCTAGGCATGCCGGAGACGGCTGTCGCCTTGAACGTATCGCCGCGCGAATTTGCGCTCTATGACGTATCTGTCATGCTGGACCGGATTACCACTGCCTATGGCGTCAGTCGGAACCTTCTGGAAGTGGAGATTACCGAGGAAACCATTCTGGACCCGGCGGTCGCGGGTGAACAACTGACCCGGCTCGAAAATAGCGGCTATAAACTGACGGTAGATGATTTCGGCATGGGATACTCGTCCTTGGCCTATTTGATCAGCCTGAAGATTACCCGGTTGAAGATTGATCGCAGTTTCGTCACCGGTATCAGTAATTCTCCAAAGAACAAGGCGCTTGTTGTCGCCCTGGTTGGTCTCGGCCGCGCACTGGGTGTTGATATCGTGGCGGAGGGCGTAGAAACGGTAGCAGATGCCAGGACATTGACCGAAATCGGCTGCACGATTGGCCAGGGCTATTATTTCTCCCGGCCTATGCCCGCCGATATGCTGCCCAAGTGGCTCGACTTTAAAAAAAAGCAACTGAGTGAGAAAAAATCACGGCGCGCCGTGGCCTGA